A genomic stretch from Natronomonas gomsonensis includes:
- a CDS encoding helix-turn-helix domain-containing protein yields the protein MPDSMSEQLQQDMECEGLLECFHGLKQLDRECFQALVDAAEPLTVDEIAEAVDRERSTAYRSVQRLLQTGFIQKEQVNYDQGGYYHVYFPTDSEKITDDMQRMLNDWYAKMGQLIQEFENKYEEGEMAVPSAES from the coding sequence ATGCCAGATTCGATGTCCGAACAACTCCAGCAGGACATGGAGTGTGAAGGACTCCTCGAGTGTTTCCACGGTCTCAAACAGCTCGACAGGGAGTGCTTTCAGGCACTCGTCGACGCCGCGGAACCGCTCACAGTGGACGAAATCGCCGAAGCGGTCGACCGCGAACGTTCGACCGCCTACCGCTCGGTTCAGCGACTGCTCCAGACCGGTTTCATCCAGAAAGAGCAAGTCAACTACGACCAGGGCGGCTACTACCACGTCTACTTCCCGACGGACTCCGAGAAGATTACCGACGACATGCAGCGAATGTTGAACGACTGGTACGCGAAGATGGGCCAACTCATCCAGGAGTTCGAGAACAAATACGAGGAAGGCGAGATGGCCGTGCCGTCGGCCGAAAGCTAA
- a CDS encoding DsrE/DsrF/DrsH-like family protein, whose translation MSTDTPASSADSEPLTEAELQARIEELEDKVATLETDTADDTKKMTIVATQGTFDMAYPPLILASTAAAFGWDVVVFHTFWGLDILHEEKSKDLKLSAVGNPSMPMPNALAALPGMDSMATKMMEKRISDNGTATIEELIELSIDQGVELQACQMTIELMEYDEDDFYDDVTVGVGAATALQHMAESDIQLLV comes from the coding sequence ATGAGTACTGACACGCCCGCGTCGTCGGCCGACAGCGAGCCGTTGACCGAAGCGGAGCTCCAGGCCCGCATCGAGGAACTGGAGGACAAAGTCGCCACGCTGGAAACCGACACCGCAGACGACACCAAGAAGATGACCATCGTCGCCACGCAGGGGACCTTCGACATGGCGTACCCGCCGCTCATCCTCGCGTCGACGGCCGCCGCCTTCGGCTGGGACGTCGTCGTCTTCCACACGTTCTGGGGACTGGACATCCTCCACGAGGAGAAGTCCAAGGACCTGAAACTCTCCGCTGTCGGCAACCCGAGCATGCCGATGCCGAACGCCCTCGCGGCGCTCCCGGGGATGGACAGCATGGCGACGAAGATGATGGAAAAGCGCATCTCCGACAACGGCACCGCCACCATCGAAGAGCTCATCGAGCTCTCGATAGACCAGGGCGTCGAACTGCAGGCCTGTCAGATGACCATCGAACTGATGGAGTACGACGAGGACGACTTCTACGACGACGTGACCGTCGGCGTCGGCGCCGCCACCGCTCTCCAGCACATGGCGGAGTCGGACATCCAACTGCTGGTCTAA
- a CDS encoding sulfurtransferase TusA family protein, whose amino-acid sequence MSAEFDISQTLDVKGASCPMPVVKTKQAIDDLAEGEVLEVLATDSGSMSDLDGWATGTDGVELLEQVEDGDVYKHYVEKTA is encoded by the coding sequence ATGAGTGCAGAATTCGACATCTCACAGACGCTCGACGTGAAAGGTGCATCGTGTCCCATGCCGGTCGTGAAGACGAAGCAAGCTATCGACGACCTCGCCGAGGGCGAGGTGCTGGAAGTGCTGGCGACCGACTCCGGCAGCATGAGCGACCTCGATGGCTGGGCAACAGGAACCGACGGCGTCGAACTCCTCGAACAGGTCGAGGACGGCGACGTGTACAAACACTACGTCGAGAAGACCGCGTAA
- a CDS encoding YeeE/YedE family protein, which translates to MADRHPLFKPLILVGGLIFGFGLGFSHMARPEVVLNFLQFEDLGLVFVMFGAAIVSGIAFAVMPRIRDTAPLTGDRYERRLKPFDKNVVIGGAIFGVGWGLSGICPGAAYASLGVGNVTILWALAGMFVGAYAQGVWRSRTTDAAATAPADD; encoded by the coding sequence ATGGCGGACCGACATCCGCTGTTCAAGCCGCTGATACTCGTCGGCGGCCTGATATTCGGGTTCGGGCTCGGCTTCAGCCACATGGCGCGACCGGAGGTCGTGTTGAACTTCCTCCAGTTCGAGGACCTCGGACTGGTGTTCGTCATGTTCGGCGCGGCCATCGTCAGCGGCATCGCCTTCGCGGTGATGCCACGAATCCGGGACACTGCACCGCTGACCGGTGACCGCTACGAGCGACGCCTGAAGCCCTTCGACAAGAACGTCGTCATCGGCGGCGCCATCTTCGGCGTCGGCTGGGGGCTGTCAGGTATCTGTCCCGGTGCCGCCTACGCCAGCCTCGGCGTCGGCAACGTGACCATTCTGTGGGCGCTGGCCGGCATGTTCGTCGGCGCGTACGCACAGGGCGTCTGGCGGAGTCGAACGACTGACGCCGCCGCTACGGCCCCGGCCGACGACTGA
- the trxA gene encoding thioredoxin, which produces MTTETTSDAGSAAPTDPVHIGNTNELNDLVAEQDVVLTDFYADWCGPCQMLEPVVETLAAETDAAVAKVDVDANQQLAAAYGVRGVPTLVLFADGEQVEEIVGVQGEDQLRSLIESYA; this is translated from the coding sequence ATGACAACCGAAACGACGTCCGACGCCGGGTCGGCCGCGCCGACGGACCCCGTCCACATCGGAAACACGAACGAGCTGAACGACCTCGTAGCCGAGCAGGACGTGGTCCTGACGGACTTCTACGCCGACTGGTGTGGTCCCTGTCAGATGCTCGAACCCGTCGTCGAAACGCTCGCCGCCGAGACCGACGCCGCGGTCGCGAAAGTCGACGTTGACGCGAACCAGCAGTTGGCGGCCGCCTACGGCGTCCGTGGCGTCCCCACGCTCGTCCTCTTTGCCGACGGCGAGCAGGTCGAGGAAATCGTCGGCGTCCAGGGCGAAGACCAACTCCGCTCGCTCATCGAATCATACGCCTAA
- a CDS encoding TspO/MBR family protein — protein MTSLRSVFRELAVERPLLALVVAVVAVEVVGASGAVFTAQGLGAWYDSLQQPALAPPNWVFGPVWTALFALIGAALWLVWRQADSAPRDVRLAVGVFVVHFAFNLGWSAVFFGMREIGLGLAVIVALWALIVAMMWAFARVDRRAALLLVPYLAWVSFATYLNYEFWTLN, from the coding sequence ATGACCTCCCTCCGCTCGGTGTTCCGAGAACTGGCCGTCGAACGCCCCCTCCTCGCGCTCGTCGTGGCCGTCGTGGCCGTCGAGGTGGTCGGTGCCTCCGGTGCCGTCTTCACCGCACAGGGCCTCGGCGCGTGGTACGACTCGCTCCAACAGCCAGCGTTGGCCCCGCCGAACTGGGTGTTCGGCCCCGTCTGGACCGCCCTGTTCGCACTCATCGGCGCCGCCCTGTGGCTGGTGTGGCGGCAGGCGGATTCGGCGCCGAGAGATGTCCGGCTGGCCGTCGGCGTCTTCGTCGTCCACTTCGCGTTCAACCTCGGGTGGTCGGCCGTCTTCTTCGGAATGCGCGAAATCGGCCTCGGGCTTGCCGTCATCGTCGCGCTGTGGGCGCTCATCGTGGCGATGATGTGGGCCTTCGCCCGCGTCGACCGCCGGGCGGCGCTGCTGCTCGTTCCGTACCTCGCGTGGGTCTCGTTTGCGACGTACCTGAACTACGAGTTCTGGACGCTGAACTGA
- a CDS encoding MBL fold metallo-hydrolase encodes MNAEDFPTPDEPVDSITPETLKGRIDSGEDITILDARMEADYDEWHIDDDNVTTINVPYFEFLDEEIDEDILEAIPDDREVTVLCAKGGASEFVAGTLAERGYEVNHLEDGMNGWARIYEAVEVTDYDGAGTLLQYQRPSSGCLGYFLYDDGEAAVIDPLRAFTDRYLEDADELGVDLQYAFDTHIHADHISGLRDLDAEGVEGVIPEAAVARGVTYADELTTTEDGDTFEVGDATIETVFTPGHTTGMTSYLVDDSLLATGDGLFIESVARPDLEEGDDGAPEAARMLYESLQERVLTLPDDTLIGGAHFSDAAEPADDGTYTAPVGDLVEEMDALTMDEDDFVELILSDMPPRPANYEDIIATNLGQNTVDDEEAFTLELGPNNCAASQESLAGD; translated from the coding sequence ATGAACGCCGAAGACTTCCCGACCCCGGACGAACCGGTCGACTCGATTACCCCCGAAACGCTGAAGGGGCGAATCGACTCCGGCGAGGACATCACTATCCTCGACGCTCGCATGGAAGCCGATTACGACGAATGGCACATCGACGACGACAACGTCACCACCATCAACGTCCCCTACTTCGAGTTCCTCGATGAGGAAATCGACGAGGACATCCTCGAAGCGATTCCCGATGACCGCGAAGTGACCGTCCTCTGTGCGAAGGGCGGCGCAAGCGAGTTCGTCGCGGGCACTCTCGCCGAACGCGGCTACGAGGTCAACCACCTCGAAGACGGCATGAACGGCTGGGCTCGCATCTACGAGGCCGTCGAAGTCACCGACTACGACGGCGCCGGCACGCTCCTGCAGTACCAGCGGCCCTCCTCGGGCTGTCTCGGGTACTTCCTCTACGACGACGGCGAAGCCGCCGTCATCGACCCGCTGCGTGCCTTCACCGACCGCTACCTCGAAGACGCCGACGAACTGGGCGTCGACCTGCAGTACGCCTTCGACACCCACATCCACGCCGACCACATCTCCGGACTGCGCGACCTCGACGCCGAGGGCGTCGAAGGCGTCATCCCGGAGGCCGCGGTCGCACGGGGCGTCACCTACGCCGACGAACTGACGACCACCGAAGACGGCGACACCTTCGAAGTCGGCGACGCCACCATCGAGACCGTCTTCACACCCGGCCACACGACGGGCATGACCTCGTATCTCGTCGACGACTCGCTTCTGGCCACCGGCGACGGCCTCTTCATCGAGAGCGTCGCCCGCCCCGACCTCGAAGAGGGCGACGACGGCGCGCCCGAAGCCGCACGCATGCTGTACGAGTCGCTTCAAGAGCGCGTCCTCACCCTGCCCGACGACACGCTAATCGGTGGCGCTCACTTCAGCGACGCCGCCGAACCGGCCGACGACGGCACCTACACTGCCCCCGTCGGCGACCTCGTCGAGGAGATGGATGCGCTCACCATGGACGAAGACGACTTCGTCGAACTCATCCTCTCGGATATGCCGCCGCGTCCGGCCAACTACGAGGACATCATCGCGACGAACCTCGGACAGAACACCGTCGACGACGAGGAAGCGTTCACCCTCGAACTCGGGCCGAACAACTGCGCCGCGAGCCAGGAATCCCTCGCGGGTGACTAA
- a CDS encoding thiamine pyrophosphate-binding protein: MTGTTDEIVELFEAGGVDTVFGFPCEQMDPYYSSLADSSLRHVLGRSEASAALMADGYARANRTVGVVDGVGGPGAAYMSAGLCEADGASSPVLALTGDNERDIRGREVIQDGDNEAILGPHAEVTFDAESGDRAVEAVESSLRQMTTGVPKPAHVNLPGDVFEEEIDYSPAAVDASYPADRPAPNPERVAATLDRLEAAEAPVVLAGEGVVRADASEALAEFAERTNTPVVTSINGKGAVDETEPYALGVVGRWGFCATANDALEAADLVVGLGTRFSDLTTVGWSLISDEAEIVHVDLDRAWLGKNYAADVAIQADVRTTLRALNDCVAPDDYADRADRIESLDADRTEWRASHESDLRSDAEPVAPARVVDELNESIPAEGILVSATSYSGFFSGAFYEVEQHGLGYLQARGSDGINVCLPQAIGVQLARPDTPVVALSGDGGIGYHIADLETAAREDLPLTVVILNNDGLGSSKASQIGTDNFQLSTDFHEGVDYAAIARGFGCRGETVETPDELTETLPDAIESDEPTLLDVQVDPFAVPPILV; the protein is encoded by the coding sequence ATGACAGGCACAACAGACGAAATCGTGGAATTGTTCGAAGCGGGCGGCGTCGACACGGTGTTCGGCTTCCCCTGCGAGCAGATGGACCCCTACTATTCGAGTCTCGCGGACTCCTCGCTGCGACACGTCTTGGGCCGTAGCGAGGCGAGCGCGGCGCTGATGGCCGACGGGTACGCCCGGGCCAACCGGACGGTCGGCGTCGTCGACGGCGTCGGCGGCCCTGGCGCCGCCTACATGAGCGCGGGCCTCTGTGAGGCCGACGGCGCCTCCAGTCCCGTCCTCGCACTCACCGGCGACAACGAACGCGACATCCGCGGCCGCGAGGTGATACAGGACGGCGACAACGAGGCGATACTCGGCCCGCACGCCGAGGTGACCTTCGACGCCGAATCCGGCGACCGCGCCGTCGAAGCCGTCGAGTCGTCGCTCCGGCAGATGACCACCGGCGTGCCGAAACCCGCCCACGTCAACCTCCCCGGTGACGTGTTCGAGGAAGAAATCGACTACTCGCCGGCCGCAGTCGACGCGTCGTATCCGGCCGACCGTCCCGCGCCGAACCCCGAACGGGTCGCGGCGACGCTGGACCGTCTCGAAGCCGCCGAGGCGCCGGTCGTCCTCGCCGGGGAGGGCGTGGTCCGTGCCGACGCCAGCGAGGCGCTGGCCGAGTTCGCCGAACGGACGAACACGCCCGTCGTCACGTCGATAAACGGCAAGGGCGCCGTCGACGAGACCGAACCCTATGCGCTCGGTGTGGTGGGACGGTGGGGGTTCTGTGCGACCGCAAACGACGCCCTCGAAGCCGCCGACCTCGTCGTCGGATTGGGGACGCGGTTCAGCGACCTCACCACCGTCGGGTGGTCGCTGATTTCCGACGAGGCCGAAATCGTCCACGTCGATTTGGACCGGGCGTGGCTGGGGAAGAACTACGCCGCAGACGTGGCGATACAGGCCGACGTTCGGACGACGCTTCGGGCGCTGAACGACTGTGTCGCTCCCGACGACTACGCCGACCGCGCCGACCGCATCGAGTCGCTGGACGCCGACCGCACCGAGTGGCGGGCCTCCCACGAGAGCGACCTCCGGAGCGACGCCGAACCGGTCGCACCCGCCCGCGTCGTCGACGAACTGAACGAGTCGATTCCGGCCGAGGGAATCCTCGTCAGCGCCACCAGCTACTCGGGGTTCTTCTCGGGGGCGTTCTACGAGGTCGAACAGCACGGCCTCGGATACCTACAGGCCCGCGGCAGCGACGGTATCAACGTCTGTCTCCCGCAGGCAATCGGCGTCCAACTCGCCCGTCCCGACACACCCGTCGTCGCCCTCTCCGGCGACGGTGGCATCGGCTACCACATCGCTGACCTCGAGACGGCCGCTCGCGAGGACCTGCCACTGACCGTTGTCATCTTGAACAACGACGGGCTCGGCTCCTCGAAGGCCAGCCAAATCGGCACCGACAACTTCCAGCTCTCGACGGACTTCCACGAGGGCGTCGACTACGCCGCCATCGCCCGCGGCTTCGGCTGCCGCGGCGAAACCGTCGAGACGCCCGACGAACTCACCGAAACGCTCCCCGACGCCATCGAGAGCGACGAACCGACGCTACTTGACGTGCAGGTAGATCCCTTTGCGGTTCCGCCGATACTGGTGTAG
- a CDS encoding YeeE/YedE family protein: protein MVTDLLVLQSAAELFPNGVSRYAVGGLLVGLGAVVIYLGTGIPAGASTFLESTLSYVSDQSRFQQYVASRDWRVVFTVGIILGAALFAATVQSGVITTSLYEPGTTGQLYEVAGVTLWLTDVQPWRLFFGGILVGIGTRVGKGCTSGHGVCGVGSASKTSIVGVVTFILVAIGTAQLVAALGVSP, encoded by the coding sequence ATGGTGACTGACCTACTCGTACTCCAATCGGCCGCCGAGCTGTTCCCCAACGGGGTCAGTCGCTACGCCGTCGGTGGGCTGCTGGTCGGTCTCGGAGCGGTCGTAATTTATCTCGGGACGGGCATTCCAGCCGGTGCGAGCACGTTCCTCGAATCGACGCTCTCGTACGTCTCGGACCAATCGCGGTTCCAGCAGTACGTCGCCTCCCGGGATTGGCGCGTCGTGTTCACGGTCGGTATCATCCTCGGAGCGGCGCTGTTCGCGGCGACGGTCCAATCCGGCGTCATCACGACGTCGCTGTACGAGCCCGGTACCACCGGCCAACTGTATGAAGTCGCCGGCGTGACACTGTGGTTGACCGACGTACAGCCCTGGCGGCTGTTCTTCGGTGGCATCCTGGTCGGCATCGGTACCCGAGTCGGCAAAGGGTGTACGTCCGGCCACGGCGTCTGCGGCGTCGGTTCGGCGTCGAAGACGTCCATCGTCGGCGTGGTGACGTTCATCTTAGTCGCCATCGGGACGGCACAACTCGTCGCGGCGCTGGGGGTGAGCCCGTAA
- a CDS encoding SDR family oxidoreductase encodes MASESSPDDDQLSPPPITEDRVLKLDDDRFSSDTVALVTGAASGIGRATAIALAVNGLTVVGLDVDEDGLDGTIETVESLDADGRMVATQCDLTDSDDIEAAVDAASEEGTIRYLANIAGMQHIASIPEFPTEEYDRMMDVMLRAPFLLSKHVMPHIRETDDGVGAIANMSSVHGQYATRDKATYITAKHGLNGLTRSIAAEGEGTLRGFSVSVGYVLTPLMANQIADTAEERGISEEEVIEDVMLGQARTKELMMPIEVANLFVFGFSSHARHLNGGDLLLDGGYTTTYE; translated from the coding sequence ATGGCTTCAGAATCGTCTCCCGACGACGACCAGCTCTCGCCCCCACCGATTACCGAAGACCGGGTACTCAAACTCGACGACGACCGCTTTTCGAGCGACACCGTCGCCCTCGTGACCGGCGCCGCATCGGGCATCGGCCGGGCGACAGCCATCGCACTCGCGGTCAACGGCCTGACGGTCGTCGGCCTCGACGTCGACGAAGACGGCCTCGACGGAACCATCGAGACGGTCGAATCCCTCGACGCCGACGGCCGGATGGTCGCCACTCAGTGCGATTTGACCGATAGCGACGATATCGAGGCTGCCGTCGACGCCGCGAGCGAGGAGGGAACCATCAGGTATCTCGCCAACATCGCCGGGATGCAACACATCGCCTCCATCCCCGAGTTCCCGACCGAGGAGTACGACCGCATGATGGACGTGATGTTGCGGGCGCCGTTCCTGCTGTCGAAACACGTCATGCCGCACATCAGAGAAACCGACGACGGCGTCGGCGCAATCGCCAACATGTCGTCGGTCCACGGCCAGTATGCGACTCGCGATAAGGCGACCTACATCACCGCGAAACACGGGCTCAACGGGCTCACGCGCTCCATCGCCGCCGAGGGCGAGGGCACGCTGCGGGGCTTTTCGGTTAGCGTCGGCTACGTGTTGACGCCGCTGATGGCCAACCAGATAGCCGACACTGCCGAGGAACGGGGCATCTCCGAGGAGGAAGTCATCGAGGACGTGATGCTCGGGCAGGCCCGGACGAAGGAGTTGATGATGCCCATCGAGGTGGCGAACCTCTTCGTGTTCGGCTTCTCCTCGCACGCCAGACACCTCAACGGCGGCGACCTGCTGCTCGACGGCGGCTACACCACCACCTACGAGTGA
- a CDS encoding CapA family protein translates to MASDSFTFAATGDAILANSVSTLESERDGFGALLDVLRAADAAVTQVEPVLVTEGTPHASLRQETDQYQYLAPFPGAIMGSDPSILDELVNMGVNLFTAASNHALDFGATGVRSTLSAMHTRDVPFAGIGRDLTEARSPAYLDTEAGRVGLLNATTSVPPGGEAGVSTSRFDGECGVNPLHVEWTYRMLPEHLDQLQTIADRTGIDQIKGEWLRRENPDWRTDDAYYFMQMRCAPATEQQPPGIYHSVHERDREALLGGIGDADAAADWVIVALHVHQARDGNRNTSETPKFLQRVAHECVETGADAVVVTGPHALRGVELHQERPIFYSLGNFFFQEEAIHRIPESIDQPVESTVPNVRGSSAGQETASTVAHDADNWMSFVPRCEFAANGTLTDVTLYPCTLQPRAPVPQRGTPTLATGQAARDILRTVAERSAAFGTTIRIEDETGTITLA, encoded by the coding sequence ATGGCGTCTGACTCGTTTACGTTTGCTGCTACGGGAGACGCAATTCTCGCTAACTCAGTATCTACTCTCGAAAGTGAGAGAGATGGATTTGGCGCCCTTCTCGACGTTCTCCGTGCCGCCGATGCTGCGGTGACGCAGGTCGAACCAGTCTTGGTGACCGAAGGTACACCCCACGCCTCGCTCCGACAGGAAACCGACCAGTACCAGTATCTCGCACCGTTTCCGGGAGCCATCATGGGTTCCGACCCCTCTATTCTCGACGAACTGGTCAACATGGGAGTGAACCTATTCACGGCAGCCTCGAATCACGCCCTCGATTTCGGAGCGACGGGGGTTCGGAGCACGCTCTCTGCGATGCATACGCGAGACGTACCCTTCGCAGGTATCGGGCGAGACTTGACAGAGGCACGGTCTCCAGCGTATTTGGACACGGAAGCGGGGCGCGTGGGGCTCCTCAATGCGACGACAAGTGTTCCCCCTGGTGGAGAGGCGGGCGTTTCCACGTCTAGGTTCGATGGCGAGTGTGGAGTCAATCCGCTCCACGTGGAGTGGACGTATCGGATGCTGCCCGAGCATCTTGACCAACTTCAGACGATTGCTGACCGGACCGGAATCGACCAAATCAAAGGAGAGTGGCTTCGGCGCGAAAACCCCGACTGGCGAACGGACGACGCGTACTACTTCATGCAGATGCGGTGTGCTCCGGCAACGGAGCAACAGCCACCCGGCATATATCACTCCGTTCACGAGCGAGACCGTGAGGCACTCCTCGGTGGAATCGGTGATGCGGATGCCGCCGCCGATTGGGTAATTGTAGCTCTGCACGTCCACCAGGCTAGAGATGGGAACCGCAACACGAGTGAAACGCCCAAATTCCTCCAGCGAGTCGCCCACGAGTGTGTCGAGACAGGTGCCGATGCAGTCGTCGTGACGGGACCACACGCCCTCCGTGGAGTCGAACTCCACCAAGAGCGGCCGATTTTCTATTCGCTCGGGAACTTCTTCTTTCAAGAGGAGGCGATCCATCGGATCCCGGAATCCATCGACCAACCCGTCGAATCCACCGTACCAAATGTTCGTGGGTCGTCTGCTGGCCAAGAGACGGCTTCGACGGTCGCCCACGACGCGGACAACTGGATGTCGTTCGTCCCACGGTGTGAGTTTGCAGCGAATGGGACCCTTACTGACGTAACGCTCTATCCGTGTACCCTACAGCCACGTGCGCCCGTTCCACAGCGCGGAACGCCGACTCTCGCCACCGGCCAAGCGGCACGCGATATTCTCAGAACCGTCGCTGAGCGCTCTGCGGCGTTCGGTACGACCATTCGTATCGAAGATGAGACCGGTACGATTACTCTCGCGTGA
- a CDS encoding inorganic phosphate transporter: MESSIIILFVVAGFASLFMAWVIGAGSSGATPFAPAVGANVITTMRAAFVVGIFGFAGAVTQGANVSEAVGRGLIGGITLPATAVIVVLFIGAGLMAIGIKTGYPIATAFTVTGSVIGVGFALGGTPVWPKYQQIGAVWLLTPFVGGGMAYGIASVLPRSDVPERLSVAMLAGGVGAVLANVEFVLLGPDGTPGSLVGAGQRLSGIDHWTAPIVLSVAVAVAVATLVYADIRRDEAGGLRRVLLAFGSLVAFSAGGSQVGLAVGPLLPLLDDVGMISPFVVLVGGGAGILVGSWTGAPRMIKSLAQDYSSLGPRRSIAALVPSFLIAQLAVLLGVPISFNEIVVSAIIGSGAAVGGWGSVSARKILLTVGAWVASFGIAFVAGYGAMAAIALLG, translated from the coding sequence ATGGAATCCTCCATCATTATCCTCTTCGTCGTCGCCGGCTTCGCGAGTCTGTTCATGGCGTGGGTCATCGGCGCCGGCTCCAGCGGTGCGACCCCCTTCGCGCCGGCGGTCGGCGCGAACGTCATCACGACGATGCGAGCCGCGTTCGTCGTCGGCATCTTCGGCTTCGCCGGCGCCGTGACACAGGGAGCGAACGTCTCCGAGGCCGTCGGTCGCGGCCTCATCGGCGGCATCACCCTGCCCGCGACGGCCGTCATCGTCGTGTTGTTCATCGGTGCCGGACTGATGGCCATCGGTATCAAGACTGGCTACCCCATCGCGACGGCCTTTACCGTCACGGGGTCGGTCATCGGCGTCGGCTTCGCCCTTGGCGGGACGCCGGTGTGGCCGAAATACCAGCAAATCGGCGCCGTCTGGCTGCTGACACCCTTCGTCGGCGGCGGGATGGCCTACGGTATCGCGAGCGTACTCCCTAGGTCGGACGTGCCCGAGCGCCTGAGCGTCGCGATGCTCGCGGGCGGTGTCGGTGCCGTCCTCGCCAACGTCGAGTTCGTGCTGCTCGGCCCCGACGGAACGCCCGGGTCGTTGGTCGGTGCCGGACAGCGACTCTCGGGAATCGACCACTGGACCGCACCAATCGTGTTGTCGGTTGCCGTCGCAGTCGCCGTCGCCACGCTCGTTTACGCCGACATCCGGCGGGACGAGGCGGGCGGACTCAGACGTGTGCTGTTGGCGTTCGGGTCGCTCGTGGCCTTCTCGGCGGGTGGCAGTCAGGTCGGCCTCGCGGTCGGTCCCCTGTTGCCGCTGCTCGACGACGTGGGGATGATTTCGCCGTTCGTCGTGTTGGTCGGCGGCGGCGCCGGCATCCTCGTCGGCTCGTGGACCGGTGCGCCGCGGATGATTAAATCGCTCGCACAGGACTACTCCTCGCTGGGGCCGCGACGCTCCATCGCCGCGCTCGTCCCGTCGTTTCTTATCGCCCAACTCGCCGTGCTGTTGGGCGTCCCCATCTCGTTCAACGAAATCGTCGTGAGCGCGATAATCGGCAGCGGCGCGGCGGTCGGCGGGTGGGGCAGCGTCAGCGCTCGGAAAATCCTCCTGACGGTCGGCGCGTGGGTCGCCTCCTTCGGTATCGCCTTCGTCGCAGGCTACGGGGCGATGGCCGCGATAGCGCTTCTGGGGTGA